TCCGGGGCAATGGCCCGCATCATCTCCATGCAGTGGATGTAGACCAGGCGGATGGCATGGAAGCGGTCGGCGACGATCTTTGCGTTTGGGAACCACTTGCGCACGAGACTGCGGTAGGGGCTGGACAGGTCGATACAGACCATGCGGACCTTCTCCCGGCCCTTTAGGGTGGCCAGGAAGTCAGCAAGTTCCTCCTCGCTCTTTCCGGGGCGGACCTCGAAGACCCTGCGGTTCTTCAGGTCGCAGAAGGTGGTGCAGAAGCGGTGCTGCTTGTGCAGGGTGTGTTCGTCGATGCCCAGATACAGCGGGCACAAAGAGGACTCCCGCTCACGTGCCTTCAGCCCGGTGAACTGGTGGTAGATGCGTTCGACGGTGGCCTCGCCGATCCGCTCCTTGCAAGCGAGCCTGCGCGCGCAGATCCCGTCCTGGTGCCGTTCGAACAGATCCCGGCGATACGGTTCGCTGCTGTGGCGCCACTTGCGGATGCCGGGTAGATCGGGCGTAAAGCTCTTCAGGCAGGCCACGCACTTGAAGCGCCTCATATGCACCAGTAGTTCCACCGGTTCGCCGAAGCAGGCAAGGTGGCGAACCCGCCGCCTGTAGCGGCCCTTGCTGCGGGGCCCCGGGGCCCCGCAGCAAGGACACTCCTTCGGCTCCTCGCGCAAACGAACCCGCAACTCGTAAACATCAGCCTTGCTAGAGACCTCGATCACTTCGTATCCTGCTAGACCTATCTTGTTAATCATCGGGGACA
This genomic window from Coraliomargarita sinensis contains:
- a CDS encoding transposase — translated: MINKIGLAGYEVIEVSSKADVYELRVRLREEPKECPCCGAPGPRSKGRYRRRVRHLACFGEPVELLVHMRRFKCVACLKSFTPDLPGIRKWRHSSEPYRRDLFERHQDGICARRLACKERIGEATVERIYHQFTGLKARERESSLCPLYLGIDEHTLHKQHRFCTTFCDLKNRRVFEVRPGKSEEELADFLATLKGREKVRMVCIDLSSPYRSLVRKWFPNAKIVADRFHAIRLVYIHCMEMMRAIAP